One Bacillus solimangrovi DNA segment encodes these proteins:
- a CDS encoding glycosyltransferase family 2 protein, whose product MNKQRIIVFLPAYNEEESIAEVISNVPRSFHDRIDVKILLVDDGSSDNTVAIAKEAGVDYITQHKINKGLGAAVRTGLQESVKLGADIAVMIDADNEYPAWQIPELIEPILIGESDYVMGSRFLGTINGMKLHRRLGNYCFTMLQSLLLRKWIHDGQSGMRAFSRQAAEHAEIVHDYNYAQVITLNLVRKGFRVKEIPIQYKVRTKGESFIKFRAYMTSVLPAIFTEMLRPVEKVSIDKQAHLIKEFQ is encoded by the coding sequence ATGAATAAGCAACGTATTATTGTTTTTCTCCCTGCATATAACGAAGAAGAATCTATTGCAGAAGTGATTTCCAATGTACCACGTTCTTTTCATGACAGGATTGATGTGAAAATCCTACTTGTAGATGATGGTTCATCAGATAATACAGTTGCAATAGCAAAAGAAGCTGGAGTAGATTACATTACTCAACATAAGATCAACAAGGGATTAGGAGCAGCGGTACGTACTGGTTTGCAAGAAAGTGTGAAGTTAGGAGCAGATATTGCTGTTATGATTGATGCGGATAATGAATATCCTGCTTGGCAAATTCCAGAACTAATTGAACCAATTTTAATTGGAGAATCAGATTACGTAATGGGTTCACGTTTTCTCGGAACAATTAACGGTATGAAGCTTCATCGTAGGTTAGGGAATTACTGTTTTACAATGCTTCAAAGTTTGTTATTAAGAAAGTGGATACACGATGGGCAATCAGGTATGCGTGCTTTTTCAAGGCAAGCGGCAGAACATGCAGAAATCGTCCACGATTACAATTATGCACAAGTAATTACATTGAACCTTGTAAGAAAAGGTTTTCGTGTTAAGGAAATTCCAATTCAATATAAAGTACGAACAAAAGGTGAATCATTTATAAAGTTTAGAGCATACATGACATCAGTATTACCTGCAATCTTTACTGAGATGCTCAGACCTGTTGAGAAAGTTTCGATTGATAAACAGGCACATCTTATAAAAGAATTTCAATAG
- a CDS encoding FTR1 family iron permease: MDFQAFLITLREALEAILIVGLILSYLTRLNAEKYHKWIYAGVVLALISSFLVALLFQVVFTGFASLGSETYMKVTIMFASVLLLTHMVIWMKKESASINSNLQKKLNAAITAGSISALIIHTYLIVLREGVETVFFFAAIGGGDIQKAVTNYGALSGLMLALILGYLFFSGTMKISLKAFFNVTGFLIMFIAAGLLVQGVGTLQDLGNMGSLIETADGKPAEMYNIVHIMPEHYQDEAHYERDTGQQVLVSGQIGLFMAAMFGYSHNPSFEQIAAYWLYFAFVFTWMWLINTGKISYKFRKQKSENEELNTSNVNTSEV, translated from the coding sequence ATGGATTTTCAAGCATTCTTAATTACACTTCGTGAAGCTCTTGAAGCAATCCTTATTGTCGGTTTAATTCTGTCATATTTAACAAGATTAAATGCAGAAAAATATCATAAATGGATATATGCAGGGGTTGTTTTGGCGCTGATTAGTAGTTTCCTAGTAGCACTTTTGTTCCAAGTAGTGTTTACGGGGTTTGCTAGCTTAGGTTCTGAAACATACATGAAAGTTACAATCATGTTTGCTTCGGTCTTACTTCTTACTCACATGGTTATATGGATGAAGAAAGAATCAGCTAGTATTAATTCAAACTTGCAAAAAAAGTTAAATGCTGCTATTACCGCTGGAAGTATTTCTGCACTCATTATTCATACGTATTTAATTGTTTTACGAGAAGGTGTTGAAACGGTTTTCTTCTTCGCAGCAATTGGAGGAGGAGACATTCAGAAGGCTGTGACAAATTATGGAGCATTGAGTGGTTTAATGCTCGCGTTAATTTTAGGCTATTTATTCTTCTCAGGTACGATGAAAATCTCATTAAAAGCATTCTTCAATGTTACTGGTTTTTTAATTATGTTCATTGCTGCAGGACTTCTGGTACAAGGCGTTGGTACTCTTCAAGATTTAGGGAATATGGGTTCTCTTATTGAAACAGCAGACGGTAAACCAGCTGAAATGTATAACATTGTTCATATTATGCCTGAACATTATCAAGATGAAGCTCATTATGAGCGTGATACAGGACAGCAAGTTTTGGTGAGTGGACAAATTGGTTTATTTATGGCAGCGATGTTCGGTTATAGTCATAATCCTTCATTTGAACAAATTGCAGCATACTGGCTTTATTTCGCATTTGTCTTTACTTGGATGTGGTTAATTAACACAGGGAAGATTTCTTATAAATTCCGAAAACAAAAAAGCGAGAATGAAGAATTAAATACGAGTAATGTGAACACTTCAGAAGTGTAA
- a CDS encoding glycosyltransferase family 39 protein: MNVRHYFQGNKKINGLIIILILLISLTRLFFISNYARSWDAVDFALGVLQFDLLQMQPHFPGYPYFIVGGMFFNQFMHDPIESLIMLNIVLITTTILPLYWISKRFVTERNALLITALIQTMPYLNILTIQPMSEAAGVSILIWYIWSLFVSIEKKEWKYLWITPFLFGLLMGIRVSYLVFGVGLLWCVIVDLRDHKGNKLIRFFSHFMLNCIFQLIWVWGLVSSLGGINSFMKIGWAFVEGHFQEWGGTAITEQVSLLERFIRLTFEQWIWSSWFAQSIGIVFITVITIIIGLVMKKNKSVAYSGYYLIVTMSSSYFIWVLFAQNIDKPRHIMPFTIFVFILILIKLFTYNKSTLFYSCVTVLLFSQFYFSIGLMNDYNRQVPATYQLAYYLDDIEEPFTVYTWEETRVLEYLNMPYEHKRLLTYEYFLEDIVQMNHTIFVTERLLQGFRSQGINVDDKIKEIEEFHSNPLFDPVYHDIKLYKWKNDN; this comes from the coding sequence GTGAATGTTCGACATTATTTTCAGGGAAATAAAAAAATTAACGGTCTGATCATCATTTTAATACTATTAATTTCTTTAACTCGGTTATTCTTTATAAGTAATTATGCCCGTTCATGGGATGCAGTTGATTTTGCTCTAGGTGTTTTACAATTTGATCTATTACAAATGCAGCCCCATTTTCCAGGTTATCCTTACTTTATTGTTGGTGGTATGTTCTTTAATCAATTCATGCATGATCCAATTGAAAGTTTAATTATGTTAAACATTGTCTTAATTACGACAACTATCTTACCACTATATTGGATTTCTAAGCGTTTTGTTACTGAAAGGAATGCCTTGTTGATTACGGCTTTAATTCAAACAATGCCATATTTGAATATCTTAACTATTCAACCGATGTCAGAAGCAGCGGGAGTTAGCATCTTAATTTGGTATATATGGTCGCTATTTGTAAGTATAGAGAAAAAAGAGTGGAAATATTTGTGGATAACACCATTTTTATTCGGTCTATTAATGGGTATTCGCGTTTCGTATTTAGTGTTCGGTGTTGGATTATTATGGTGCGTGATTGTTGATTTAAGAGACCATAAGGGAAATAAATTGATTCGATTTTTCTCCCATTTTATGCTCAACTGTATTTTTCAACTTATTTGGGTTTGGGGTTTAGTTAGTTCCTTAGGTGGGATCAATTCATTTATGAAAATAGGTTGGGCATTTGTTGAAGGTCACTTTCAAGAATGGGGAGGAACAGCTATTACTGAGCAAGTATCTTTGTTAGAACGGTTTATTCGTTTAACCTTTGAGCAGTGGATATGGAGTTCTTGGTTTGCTCAATCCATTGGGATAGTTTTCATTACTGTAATTACTATTATTATAGGTCTTGTGATGAAAAAGAATAAAAGTGTAGCATATAGTGGCTACTATTTAATAGTAACAATGAGTTCATCGTATTTTATTTGGGTTTTGTTTGCACAAAATATTGATAAACCAAGGCATATTATGCCGTTTACTATATTTGTTTTTATTCTCATATTAATTAAGTTATTTACATATAACAAATCTACTCTATTCTATAGTTGTGTAACGGTTCTTTTGTTCAGCCAGTTTTATTTTAGTATCGGATTAATGAACGATTATAATCGACAAGTACCAGCTACATACCAATTGGCTTATTACTTAGATGACATCGAGGAGCCATTCACGGTATATACATGGGAGGAAACGAGAGTATTGGAATATTTGAATATGCCTTACGAGCATAAACGGTTGTTAACCTACGAGTATTTTTTGGAAGATATCGTTCAAATGAATCATACAATTTTCGTAACTGAACGATTATTACAAGGTTTTCGTTCTCAAGGAATCAATGTCGATGATAAAATAAAAGAAATTGAAGAATTTCATTCTAATCCATTGTTTGATCCTGTATATCATGACATTAAGCTGTATAAGTGGAAAAATGATAATTAG
- the uvrC gene encoding excinuclease ABC subunit UvrC translates to MKELLKEKLAILPDQPGCYLMKDKQGTVIYVGKAKVLKNRVRSYFTGSHEGKTLRLVSEICDFEYIITSSDIEALLLELNLIKKYDPKYNVMLKDDKSYPYIKITNERHPRLITTRSVKKDGGKYFGPYPNVQAANETKKLLDRLYPLRKCSKLPDRVCLYYHIGQCLAPCVKEISKETNQEIVQDITRFLKGGYQEIKKEIKEKMVHASEDLEFERAKEYRDQIVHIEAVMEKQKMALNDLTDRDVFGYAFDKGWMCVQVFFIRQGKLIERDVSLFPIYDVAEEDFLTFLGQFYLNKNHIKPKEIFLPDSVSKDFAEQLLNIKVHQPQRGQKKDLVKLAIKNATIALKEKFSLIERDEERTIKAVENLGLQLNIETPHRIEAFDNSNIQGTNPVSAMITFIDGKPSKKDYRKYKVKTVEGPDDYASMREVIRRRYTRVLKDNLPLPDLIIVDGGKAHMQGAIDVLENELGLDIPLCGLAKDEKHRTSELLYGNPPQPVSLARNSQEFYLLQRIQDEVHRFAITFHRQVRGKTAFKSSLDDIPGIGEKRKRSLLKTFGSITKLKEATCEDLQDAGLPRRVAEDVIEYLTKK, encoded by the coding sequence ATGAAAGAACTATTAAAAGAAAAGCTTGCGATTCTTCCTGATCAACCTGGCTGTTACTTAATGAAAGATAAACAAGGTACTGTTATCTATGTAGGTAAAGCTAAGGTGTTAAAAAATCGTGTTCGATCTTATTTTACAGGTTCACATGAGGGGAAGACACTTCGACTAGTTAGTGAAATTTGTGATTTTGAATACATCATAACGTCTTCAGATATTGAAGCACTTCTCTTAGAACTTAACTTAATAAAAAAATATGATCCTAAATATAATGTCATGTTGAAGGATGATAAAAGCTATCCCTATATTAAAATTACGAATGAGCGTCACCCTCGTTTAATTACAACCCGTTCAGTGAAAAAAGATGGAGGAAAATATTTCGGTCCTTATCCTAATGTACAAGCAGCAAACGAAACGAAAAAGTTATTAGACCGATTATATCCTCTACGAAAATGTTCAAAATTACCTGATCGAGTATGCTTGTATTACCATATAGGACAGTGTTTAGCACCTTGTGTAAAGGAAATTTCAAAGGAAACGAATCAAGAAATTGTACAAGATATAACTCGATTCTTAAAAGGTGGTTATCAGGAAATAAAAAAAGAAATAAAGGAAAAGATGGTTCATGCTTCAGAGGACTTGGAGTTCGAACGTGCAAAAGAATATCGTGATCAAATTGTTCACATTGAAGCAGTAATGGAAAAACAAAAAATGGCTCTTAATGATCTGACTGATCGCGATGTGTTTGGTTATGCCTTTGATAAAGGTTGGATGTGTGTTCAAGTATTTTTTATTCGACAAGGGAAGTTAATTGAACGTGATGTTTCACTTTTTCCAATCTATGATGTGGCCGAAGAAGATTTCCTTACGTTTTTAGGTCAATTCTATTTAAATAAAAATCATATCAAACCGAAAGAAATTTTCTTGCCTGATTCTGTAAGTAAGGACTTTGCTGAACAGTTATTAAATATTAAAGTACATCAACCACAGCGTGGTCAAAAGAAAGACTTAGTGAAACTTGCGATTAAGAACGCGACCATCGCTTTAAAAGAAAAATTTTCTCTTATTGAAAGGGATGAAGAACGGACAATTAAAGCTGTTGAGAATTTAGGGTTACAACTTAATATTGAAACACCACATCGAATTGAAGCTTTCGATAATTCAAATATTCAAGGAACCAATCCAGTTTCGGCAATGATTACGTTTATTGATGGGAAACCCTCAAAGAAAGACTATCGAAAATATAAAGTAAAAACTGTTGAAGGCCCCGATGATTATGCATCAATGCGTGAAGTTATTCGTCGCCGTTATACACGAGTTTTGAAAGATAATCTCCCTCTTCCTGATTTAATTATTGTTGATGGTGGGAAGGCTCATATGCAAGGTGCAATTGATGTATTGGAAAATGAGTTAGGTCTAGACATTCCTTTATGTGGATTAGCTAAAGATGAAAAGCATCGCACGTCTGAGTTGTTATATGGTAATCCACCACAACCTGTTTCACTCGCACGGAATAGCCAAGAGTTTTATTTACTACAACGTATTCAAGACGAAGTTCATCGCTTCGCAATAACATTTCATCGACAAGTTCGAGGGAAAACAGCTTTCAAATCATCGTTAGACGATATCCCTGGAATCGGTGAAAAACGTAAACGTTCTCTATTAAAAACATTTGGTTCTATAACAAAATTAAAAGAAGCAACATGTGAGGACCTTCAAGATGCAGGATTGCCAAGAAGAGTTGCCGAAGATGTAATCGAGTATCTAACAAAAAAATAA
- the bioB gene encoding biotin synthase BioB, with protein MIWNVLANKSLTGEKITNEEALSVLNCPDEELLSLLNAAYQVRKHHYGNKVKLNMIMNAKSGLCSENCGYCSQSSIADTDINTYNMLDKETLLKGAEQAYKMQAGTYCIVASGRGPSRREVETVADTVKEIKDRYSLKICACLGILKPEQAELLKGAGVDRYNHNVNTSETHHDSITTSHTYDDRVNTVHTAKAAGLSPCSGVIIGMKESKQDVVDMAYSLNALDADSIPVNFLHAIDGTPLEGTSELDPRYCLKVLSLFRLINPTKEIRISGGREVNLRALQPLGLYAANSIFIGDYLTTSGQETTSDHRMIEDLGFEVEIVEEKGTVTS; from the coding sequence ATGATTTGGAACGTACTTGCTAACAAAAGTTTAACTGGTGAAAAGATTACGAATGAAGAGGCACTTAGTGTATTAAATTGTCCAGATGAGGAGTTGCTTTCTTTATTAAATGCAGCATATCAAGTTAGGAAACATCATTACGGTAATAAAGTAAAACTTAATATGATCATGAATGCAAAGTCAGGCCTTTGCTCAGAAAATTGCGGTTACTGCTCTCAATCTTCTATTGCTGATACTGATATCAACACGTACAACATGCTTGATAAAGAAACTCTACTTAAAGGTGCAGAACAAGCTTATAAAATGCAAGCTGGTACATATTGTATTGTAGCTAGTGGTAGAGGCCCAAGTCGCCGTGAGGTAGAAACAGTTGCTGATACTGTTAAGGAGATTAAAGACCGATATTCATTAAAAATCTGTGCATGCCTAGGAATATTGAAACCTGAACAAGCTGAATTACTTAAAGGCGCAGGTGTCGATCGTTACAACCACAACGTAAATACATCAGAAACACATCATGACAGTATCACAACCTCCCATACATATGATGATCGAGTAAATACCGTTCACACTGCAAAAGCAGCGGGATTATCTCCATGCTCAGGTGTTATAATCGGTATGAAAGAATCAAAGCAAGATGTCGTCGATATGGCATATAGCTTGAATGCTCTTGATGCCGATTCTATTCCAGTCAACTTCCTACATGCAATTGATGGAACACCACTTGAAGGAACGAGTGAATTGGACCCACGTTATTGCTTAAAGGTACTTTCTTTATTCCGATTGATTAACCCTACAAAGGAAATTCGAATTTCTGGTGGTAGAGAAGTAAATTTACGTGCTTTACAACCGTTAGGACTTTATGCAGCAAATTCAATTTTTATCGGTGATTATTTAACAACAAGTGGTCAAGAAACTACAAGTGATCATCGAATGATCGAAGATCTTGGCTTTGAAGTCGAAATTGTTGAAGAAAAAGGCACCGTTACATCTTAA
- a CDS encoding YslB family protein, with protein sequence MKSTNLFSKKEQLSQIETTAFSQELLRELIIPDLLGEDYDEIIYIAGKRLARNVTIESKDELINFFDEAGWGTLEIIKEKKKTTTYELKGPIVTARFSYKKDPSFNLEAGFLAEQVQQQTGTITEATYSLKHRNQLVTITVQSE encoded by the coding sequence ATGAAATCAACTAATCTTTTTTCAAAGAAAGAACAACTTTCACAAATTGAAACCACTGCCTTTAGTCAAGAACTATTACGTGAATTAATAATCCCTGATTTATTAGGCGAAGATTATGATGAAATCATTTATATTGCTGGTAAACGATTAGCAAGAAACGTTACCATTGAATCAAAAGATGAACTGATTAATTTTTTTGACGAAGCTGGATGGGGCACATTAGAAATAATTAAAGAAAAAAAGAAAACCACAACGTATGAACTAAAAGGGCCGATTGTAACAGCTCGCTTCTCTTATAAAAAAGACCCTTCATTTAATTTAGAAGCAGGGTTTCTCGCCGAGCAAGTACAACAACAAACTGGCACTATAACAGAAGCCACCTATTCACTAAAACATCGCAATCAATTAGTCACTATAACTGTTCAATCTGAATAG
- a CDS encoding succinate dehydrogenase cytochrome b558 subunit, whose translation MAGNKEFVNRRLHSLLGVIPIGLFLIEHLVVNFMATRGAETFNKAAHFLETLPFRYFLEVFVIFLPLLYHAIYGLYIAFTAKNNVTNYGFFRNWMFMLQRVSGVITLIYVAWHVWETRIAAAFGAEVNYAMMQEILSNPAMMVFYIVGVVSAVFHFANGLWSFFVSWGITVTPRSQRISTYITMAIFVGLTYIGLRALFAFVNPELAAML comes from the coding sequence ATGGCAGGTAATAAAGAGTTTGTTAATCGTAGATTACACTCATTGCTTGGCGTCATTCCAATTGGTCTTTTCTTAATTGAACATTTAGTTGTAAACTTTATGGCAACTAGAGGTGCAGAAACTTTCAACAAAGCTGCACATTTTCTTGAAACGTTACCTTTCCGTTACTTCTTAGAAGTTTTTGTTATTTTCTTACCGCTTTTATATCATGCAATTTATGGCTTATACATAGCTTTCACAGCTAAAAATAATGTTACAAACTATGGATTTTTCCGTAACTGGATGTTCATGCTTCAACGTGTATCTGGCGTAATAACATTAATTTATGTTGCTTGGCACGTTTGGGAGACACGTATTGCAGCAGCTTTTGGAGCAGAAGTTAACTATGCAATGATGCAAGAGATTTTAAGCAACCCAGCAATGATGGTCTTCTATATTGTAGGTGTTGTTTCAGCAGTTTTCCATTTCGCAAACGGTTTATGGTCTTTCTTCGTAAGCTGGGGTATAACTGTAACTCCACGTTCTCAACGTATTTCTACCTATATAACTATGGCTATATTTGTAGGACTTACTTATATCGGTTTACGGGCATTGTTCGCATTTGTTAATCCTGAGTTAGCTGCTATGTTGTAA
- the sdhA gene encoding succinate dehydrogenase flavoprotein subunit, translated as MSKGNLIVVGGGLAGLMATIKAAEAGVHVDLLSLVPVKRSHSVCAQGGINGAVNTKGEGDSPWEHFDDTVYGGDFLANQPPVKAMTEAAPGIIHLLDRMGVMFNRTPEGLLDFRRFGGTQHHRTAFAGATTGQQLLYALDEQVRRHEVAGLVTKYEGWEMLSLVLDDEGICRGVVGQNLQSMESKVFKGDAVIMATGGPGIIFGKSTNSVINTASAASAAYQQGVKYANGEFIQIHPTAIPGDDKLRLMSESARGEGGRVWTYKDGKPWYFLEEKYPAYGNLVPRDIATREIFDVCVEQKLGINGENMVYLDLSHKDPKELDIKLGGIIEIYEKFMGDDPRKVPMKIFPAVHYSMGGMWVDYNQQTNIPGLFAAGECDYSQHGANRLGANSLLSAIYGGMVAGPNAVEYMNGLEKSTDAIAESVFERQLKKEEAKNNEIMSMNGNENAYVLHKELGDWMTANVTVVRENSKLLKTDEKIQELLERFKHININDTAKWSNQGTMFTRQLENMLHLARVITIGAYNRNESRGAHYKPEFPDRNDEEFLKTTIARFNPETNSPEFSYEDVDVSLIQPRKRDYSKKKAEEKKGETK; from the coding sequence TTGAGTAAAGGAAATCTTATTGTTGTCGGTGGCGGTCTAGCTGGGTTAATGGCAACTATTAAAGCAGCAGAAGCAGGAGTGCATGTTGATCTATTATCACTTGTACCTGTAAAGCGTTCTCACTCTGTTTGTGCACAGGGCGGAATTAATGGTGCAGTTAATACGAAGGGTGAAGGAGACTCACCTTGGGAGCACTTTGATGATACAGTTTACGGTGGGGACTTCCTTGCGAATCAACCACCAGTAAAAGCAATGACAGAGGCAGCACCTGGTATTATTCATTTGCTTGACCGCATGGGAGTTATGTTTAACCGTACACCAGAAGGTTTACTTGACTTCCGTCGCTTTGGTGGTACACAACATCACCGTACAGCATTTGCTGGTGCGACAACTGGTCAACAGTTATTATATGCATTGGACGAGCAGGTACGTCGTCATGAAGTAGCTGGACTTGTAACGAAATATGAAGGTTGGGAAATGCTTTCACTCGTACTTGATGATGAAGGTATTTGTCGTGGTGTAGTAGGTCAAAACTTACAATCAATGGAATCAAAAGTGTTCAAAGGTGATGCCGTTATTATGGCAACAGGTGGTCCAGGTATTATCTTTGGAAAATCTACGAACTCTGTTATTAATACTGCTTCAGCCGCATCTGCAGCTTACCAGCAAGGTGTTAAATATGCAAATGGTGAATTTATCCAAATTCACCCGACAGCAATTCCAGGTGATGATAAGTTACGCCTCATGAGTGAATCGGCTCGTGGTGAAGGTGGACGTGTTTGGACATATAAAGATGGTAAACCATGGTATTTCTTAGAAGAGAAATATCCAGCATATGGTAACTTGGTGCCTCGTGATATCGCAACTCGTGAAATTTTTGATGTTTGTGTTGAGCAAAAACTTGGTATTAACGGTGAAAACATGGTTTACTTGGATTTATCTCATAAAGATCCAAAAGAATTAGATATTAAGCTCGGTGGAATTATTGAAATCTATGAAAAATTCATGGGTGATGATCCACGTAAAGTTCCAATGAAGATCTTCCCTGCTGTTCACTATTCAATGGGTGGTATGTGGGTAGATTATAATCAACAAACAAATATCCCTGGATTATTTGCAGCAGGTGAATGTGATTATTCACAGCATGGTGCAAACCGTTTAGGAGCTAACTCACTTCTTTCAGCTATTTACGGTGGAATGGTAGCTGGTCCAAATGCTGTAGAATATATGAATGGACTTGAGAAATCAACTGATGCGATTGCAGAATCTGTGTTCGAGCGTCAATTGAAGAAAGAAGAAGCGAAAAATAATGAAATTATGAGCATGAACGGTAATGAAAATGCTTATGTCCTTCATAAAGAACTTGGTGATTGGATGACGGCTAACGTTACGGTTGTGCGCGAAAATAGTAAACTTCTTAAGACAGATGAGAAAATTCAAGAGCTTTTGGAACGCTTTAAACACATTAACATTAATGACACTGCAAAATGGTCCAACCAAGGAACAATGTTTACTCGTCAGCTAGAAAACATGCTCCACCTTGCACGTGTTATTACAATTGGTGCATATAATCGCAATGAAAGCCGTGGAGCACATTACAAACCTGAATTCCCAGATCGTAATGATGAGGAGTTCTTGAAAACAACTATCGCGAGGTTTAATCCTGAAACAAATTCTCCTGAATTCAGTTATGAAGATGTAGATGTTTCACTTATTCAACCTCGTAAACGTGACTATTCTAAGAAGAAGGCAGAGGAGAAGAAAGGGGAGACGAAGTAA
- the sdhB gene encoding succinate dehydrogenase iron-sulfur subunit, producing MSDNKVVRFIITRQDKPDSAPYTEEFEIPYRANMNVISALMELRRNPVNTKGEKTAPINWDMNCLEEVCGACSMVINGKPRQSCTALIDQLEQPIKLEPMRTFPVVRDLQVDRTRMFDSLKKVKAWIPIDGTYDLGPGPRMPETKRQWAYELSKCMTCGVCLESCPNVNSNSNFIGPAPLSQVRLFNAHPTGEMNKAERLETLMGDGGLANCGNSQNCVQSCPKGIPLTTSIAALNRDTAIQSFKNFFGSDK from the coding sequence ATGAGTGATAACAAAGTTGTTCGCTTTATTATTACACGCCAAGATAAGCCTGACTCGGCTCCTTATACAGAGGAATTTGAAATTCCATACCGCGCCAATATGAATGTAATTTCTGCATTAATGGAATTACGTCGTAATCCAGTTAACACTAAAGGTGAAAAAACAGCACCAATTAACTGGGATATGAACTGTTTGGAAGAAGTATGTGGAGCATGTTCTATGGTTATTAATGGGAAGCCTCGTCAATCATGTACAGCCTTGATTGACCAACTTGAGCAGCCGATTAAACTTGAACCTATGCGTACATTCCCTGTTGTACGTGATTTACAAGTTGACCGTACTCGTATGTTTGATTCATTGAAGAAAGTAAAAGCTTGGATTCCAATTGATGGAACATATGATCTTGGTCCTGGTCCAAGAATGCCTGAAACAAAACGCCAATGGGCATATGAGCTTTCTAAATGTATGACTTGTGGTGTTTGTTTAGAGTCATGTCCAAATGTTAATAGTAATTCTAACTTTATCGGTCCAGCACCGTTATCTCAAGTACGCCTCTTTAATGCACATCCAACAGGTGAAATGAATAAGGCAGAGCGTCTTGAAACACTTATGGGCGATGGAGGACTTGCCAACTGCGGTAACTCTCAAAACTGCGTGCAATCATGTCCAAAGGGAATTCCTTTGACGACATCGATAGCAGCTTTGAATCGTGATACTGCAATCCAATCGTTTAAAAACTTCTTCGGAAGTGATAAGTAA
- a CDS encoding acyl-CoA thioesterase: MSKISYIDNFTDWAESFKYHKDIEVRFSETDMFGHLNNTVAFVYFEQARVSFFGELGFMSDWLKKNSETIIVTADLQCDFMQQIYFGDTLEVYVKVAHFGNTSADLHYMAKTTDGRVCLTGRGRIVHISKKLGKPSPWTDEMINRLEEYSG; this comes from the coding sequence ATGAGTAAAATTTCGTATATTGATAACTTTACAGATTGGGCTGAGAGCTTTAAATACCATAAAGACATTGAAGTTCGTTTTTCAGAAACAGATATGTTTGGGCATTTAAACAATACTGTTGCTTTTGTTTATTTTGAACAAGCAAGAGTCTCATTTTTTGGAGAACTAGGCTTTATGTCGGATTGGTTAAAGAAGAACAGCGAAACAATTATTGTAACCGCAGATTTGCAGTGTGATTTTATGCAACAAATCTATTTTGGAGATACGTTAGAGGTATATGTAAAAGTCGCTCATTTTGGTAATACTTCAGCTGATTTGCATTATATGGCAAAAACAACAGATGGAAGAGTCTGTTTAACAGGTAGAGGTCGAATTGTCCATATCTCTAAAAAGCTTGGAAAGCCATCACCTTGGACAGATGAGATGATTAATCGTTTAGAAGAGTATAGTGGATAA